The Deltaproteobacteria bacterium genome contains a region encoding:
- a CDS encoding 2-isopropylmalate synthase, with product METRKIRIFDTTLRDGEQVPGAKLNQKQKLEIARQLEKLGVDVIEAGFPCSSPGDAQAVRLVAQEVRKPIIAGLARAVKSDIDICWQAVREAEQPRIHVFLGSSDIHVQKKLRMDRDKALDLAVESVRYAKKFCADVEYSTEDASRTDFDYLCRVIEAVIKEGATTINVPDTVGYAIPEEFGDLIRRLRERVPALDKVVLSVHCHNDLGLAVANSLAAVRNGATQVECTVNGVGERAGNASMEEIVMAIRTRPHVFKVHTDIRTQEIYRTSRLVSRLMNIPVQPNKAIVGSNAFAHSSGIHQDGILKDRQTYEIIRPEDVGIQDHTMVLTARSGRAAVRHKLTELGFELDEELFQRVFQRFIDVADRKKEITAKDLSSIVEIEMAKVPETYSFVGLQIMSGDQAIPISSVKLQKGDEILMDAATGNGPVDATYRCIDRLVGHRGKLLDYDLKAVTTGKDALGEAMVRVEVEGRVYSGVGTSPDVIEASARAYLNAFNRYFANNH from the coding sequence ATGGAAACCAGGAAGATAAGGATCTTCGACACGACCCTGAGAGACGGCGAACAAGTACCGGGCGCCAAACTCAATCAGAAGCAAAAACTGGAAATTGCTCGCCAGCTGGAAAAGCTCGGGGTGGATGTCATCGAGGCAGGCTTTCCCTGCTCCTCACCGGGAGATGCCCAGGCAGTGAGACTGGTGGCCCAGGAAGTGAGAAAACCTATAATCGCTGGACTTGCCAGGGCGGTGAAATCAGATATCGATATATGCTGGCAGGCTGTGCGTGAGGCTGAACAGCCAAGGATTCATGTATTTCTAGGGTCCTCTGATATTCACGTCCAGAAGAAGTTGCGTATGGATCGCGACAAGGCTCTCGACTTGGCCGTGGAATCTGTGCGTTATGCCAAGAAATTCTGTGCCGATGTGGAATATTCCACGGAAGATGCTTCCCGGACCGATTTCGACTACCTTTGTCGGGTAATAGAGGCGGTCATCAAGGAAGGAGCCACCACCATAAATGTTCCAGACACAGTCGGATATGCAATTCCAGAAGAGTTCGGCGACCTCATCCGTCGTCTCCGCGAAAGAGTGCCTGCCCTCGACAAGGTGGTCCTCAGCGTCCATTGTCACAATGATCTGGGTCTGGCGGTCGCCAATTCTCTAGCTGCGGTGCGCAATGGGGCCACCCAGGTGGAATGCACTGTGAACGGTGTGGGTGAACGAGCGGGGAATGCCTCCATGGAAGAGATCGTCATGGCCATCCGCACCCGCCCCCATGTCTTCAAGGTGCACACAGATATTCGCACGCAGGAAATCTATCGCACCAGCAGGTTGGTCAGCCGCCTGATGAACATCCCGGTGCAACCCAACAAGGCAATTGTCGGCAGCAACGCTTTTGCTCATTCTTCTGGCATCCATCAGGATGGCATTCTCAAAGATCGGCAAACGTATGAAATCATACGACCGGAAGACGTGGGCATTCAAGACCACACCATGGTGCTTACCGCCAGATCTGGCAGAGCCGCTGTACGCCACAAGCTCACGGAGCTCGGCTTTGAATTGGACGAGGAGCTTTTTCAGAGAGTTTTTCAGCGCTTCATCGATGTGGCAGATAGGAAAAAGGAAATCACTGCCAAAGATCTGAGCAGTATTGTGGAAATCGAAATGGCCAAGGTCCCTGAAACCTATTCCTTTGTAGGATTGCAGATCATGAGCGGCGACCAGGCCATCCCTATTTCCTCGGTTAAACTCCAGAAAGGCGACGAAATCCTGATGGACGCGGCCACAGGCAATGGCCCAGTAGACGCCACTTACCGCTGCATCGACCGCCTGGTAGGACACCGCGGCAAGCTCCTCGACTATGATTTGAAGGCGGTCACCACGGGCAAAGATGCCCTCGGAGAGGCAATGGTGCGCGTCGAGGTGGAGGGGCGGGTTTACTCGGGCGTTGGCACCAGTCCGGACGTAATCGAGGCGAGCGCCAGGGCGTATCTCAACGCCTTCAACCGCTATTTCGCCAATAATCATTAA